The Aspergillus fumigatus Af293 chromosome 5, whole genome shotgun sequence nucleotide sequence AATGACGAGCAGCCTCGGCTCCGATAATGCCGATCCGCCCCGCCCAGAAACCATCTTATACGCGCAAAATCACGACCCATTTGGGCGTAAGTCGTCATTCTTGCCGCGGTGCGCCGATAATGGCCTATGTCATGCCGACGCCAACCCAGTGTCAGAAGTACCTGAATCGCCCCCGTCCACCGTCAAAAGCTCTGGCGATGCTAGCGTAAGCGACAAAGATGATGACGGTCTCATGGATCGTTGTATGCTGCACGACGGCGCGAAAGGCTTGCTGGCCGTACCTCGATCAAAGGTCCAGACCTCATCAGGGCAGGTGGCTGAAACATCCCCTCCACAGCTCAGCCGTAAAGTGATTCAAAATGCTACTTCGAGTAGCTTGTACATCAAAGTCGAGCGATCAAAGCCTTCCAGTCGAAAGAGGCCGTCATGCATCGCTTTGGAGACGGACGAGAAAGCAAGTGGTCCTCGAATAAGGGCGAGACTTGGAGCGAAGGTCCAGCCCTCGCTTGGGCAGGTGGTCGAAAAATTCAAACGTCAAGCCACCCAGCATGATACCGGGAGTAGCATGTGCATCAAGCCTGAGAGCGCCCGATCAAAACCTATCCGCCGAAAGAGGCCAGCAGGCGCTGCTTTGGAGACCGATGAGAAAGCAAGTGGTCCTCAAACAAGGGCGAGGGCAAGAGCTGAAGCATCCGAAGCATCTGAAGCATCCAGTCCATTGCCGATTGCCCGTAGTGCTCGACCTTATTCAGCGGCTGAAGACGATATCCTACAAACATTGGTGGCTAGAGGGCTCGCCTGGGAGGAAATTGAGAAGGAGTTCGGTCTGCGCTTCGCTAAGAGGACTATGAGATCCCTGCAGATGCGTTGGTCGAGAAAGCTGAAGCTTACAGCTCCGTCTACCAGATGCTCGAAGCGCAAACGGTCTTCTGCGTCTCTTTGAATTCTCTGACGCAAAGGCACCGCTGCACAAGCCGAGTTATAAGCAGTTATAAGCACTGGATGATTCTGGGTTGCCTGCCGGGCCACCTCCGGCTTCCGCCAACAGGTCTGCGCCAGATTGTAGACGTCGTCTCATCCGCATTGGCTGGCTGAACTAAGTATGTTCCGCGTCGAAAGCAGCTGTGGCAAGGCTCCAAGAGGATCCCAACATGGTGGACACAGGAAAACACGCCTGGGGTCAAACTATAGCACCCTAACGCGCAACAGGGTGCTATGTATGTATTAGAGAGATACGAGTCCAGCGATAGTCTATTGCAGCGTGTAACCGAGATATGACTAGGTTGACAACAAACTGAGAAGCTCCAAAGGTTCTTTTGCCTCCTCAGCGTTGCAAGCGAACGAAAACTGCCTAGCGACAGTAGAACGCATCTAGGAATTTGATAACGAAGAAAAGTCCTAAAAGTTGCCTTAGTAACGACGGAAGAAATGTATGCTAAGGTTAGGTGGCATTAATAGAGGCGCTTAGGTTTGACTGCTCAAAGTAATGACCAAGGCAGCTATTTGGACGCTGACGATATCAGTCAAGATGATAGGGCACATGACCAGCTAAAAGCGAGGGGAGTACGCAAGCCAGCGAGGTAcacgaagacgaagaattTGCCTGGGGAAGCTCTTATTATCCTGAAGCCCCAGGAGCTGTTTTCGATCATTTGTCCTCTTCCGGGTTCGCTATAGCCGCAGCCAAAGCACCCAATGAGTATATGACGTAATAGCCCGCAAAGACACTATCGGTTACTGAGCTATTAACCATGGGTCTGTTAGAAGTTCAGGGGCGCTCTGCCTCTCCTCTGGATCCCATCGCAACATCTTTCTCACAAACTGCATGAACATCTTCTTATTTTCACCTTCAAGGTACTCTTCCGAGTCCTCCAATGAGCACTGTGGTACTTCTATTGCGCCCTTCCATCGCCCTGTTCGTGAGTCAGCTGGAGTTCGAATGGATCCATTTAATAATGAGTAGATTACCATTGGAGTCCCAGTACTTCCGACTCTGAGGAGCCTTGCGAAGGAAATTAAGGGGGGCAGGGCCCAGCATTGCTATCATTTCGGCGAGAAGATGTGCGTCCGAATGGTCCCCGTTGGGTCCTCTACCATCGAACAAATGGTGATCTTCAAATAGGTCCCAAATCTATCAATTGTTAATAATTACCTCATGGCATACAGGGCAGTAAAAAAGAATGATCGTTCTTCACTTACCAAGGCTCCAACATTCCAAATGTCAACTTTTGACGTCCAACTCATCCCAAGGATGACCTCAGGCGCACGATAAATGTCTGGTTGGATCGACCCGTCGTGCACATCCCCTAGACGAGCTTCTCCAAAGTCCGAAAGAAGTGGCATTCCAAAGCCACTCCATCCCTTCTTACGATGGAACGGCCGAGACTTATAGATAGTATGGCTGCTATCAACCTTCCGCGGGCTAGGCTCGGCTTCCTCACTAGTATCCCATTCGCGAAAAATAGAGTCATCTTTTGAACCGATAAGAATGTTCTTCGCTTGTATATCTTAGCAGGAATCAGCTTCAGACAAACAATAGGGGGTCTTCGGTGAGACACAAACCAGTATGTATGACATGGGCCTCCGAGTGCAGGTAGTCAAGGGCAAGTAAAAGTTGCTGAAGTGCTCCCTTTAGTAagtcttctggaaggctCTGCGGTTTCAGGGTAGCTTGAAAATGCAAAAGACTCGTTAAAAGCGGCTCGTAAACAATGCATTGATGACTACCACTCGGTCCTGTGATTTCAAATTCCTCAATCATTTTACGGACAAGTGAGCTGCCAGGATGATTTGTTTTCACGCTTGAGAGATGCTTAAGCACTTGGACTTCCCGATTCACCTCAGAACTGCGGATGTAAATTTTCAGGGCAATGTAACGATGTTGACTATCCTCAAAATTAGCATGGTCATGTCACTATTTGAGGTAGTATGGCCATGAAATACTGGAGGTCACGGCAAAACCAGACTGTTGAATTTGCGCCAAACCCCAATTTGCTGAGAACCTGATATCTAGAGCGAAACACATCCCCAAGTTTGACAGGGTAGAAAAGGCCTCGATCAAATGCGGGCATCCGTTCTTCCTCGATTTTCACGGCGGAGTCCAGTATAGGAAAGTTGGAAGTTATGGGTGTTCGTGGCGGAGATGGAGCCTGTCGAAAGAATCGACTGAGTCGATGGAAGGGAGTCATAGTCGAGAATGTGAGTAAAAACGACAGTTATAGTATTGTTATAAGGATAAAGTAACCGGTAAATCAATTCCCACACGACAATAAAATGTCCAATCAATGTGTACGTGTTTGTTTGCAGGATGGGGAAACGCTACCAGGAAGAAGTGGAGGATTGAGGTGGAGCAGAACAGTACAGATGTAAGATATAACCAATCAACGGTAGATAGAGCGGAGTAGGGAGCACTAGCTAGGGGTCTCCATGCAGCCTATGGCCGCAATAGCTTGAGGAAATataataagaataataataataatatgcCTTTTGCACGTGACCTTGAAAGTCTTGCGGAAGCAAACAAATCCAAGTACAACAGCTAGGTGCAAGGGCATAGCGCAGCCCCCGCATAAGCCACTCGGTCAGAAAGCGTCTCGAGGAGCGTCCTTGGATATTTTCCGCTGGTTTGCCATCAATGGCGAAGGTTTACCGCCAGAATATATCTATGGAGATGAATGGTTGGAATCTCTTAATGATACTGAAAAGAGTAGTTGGGAGTatcgagatgatgaagatgcgaCTCCTCTACCGAGCGCTGTGAAGAGTATCAGGACGATGATAGCCGGATACCACAAAGGCAACAAAAAGAGCAATACATTGAAGCCAATGCGCACCATAATTATCTCTGAGGAGGCATGCTATTGTCCTCTTGATCCTTATATGGCCAATTACGCCAACAGATCTCCTGTTGGCCCGCCTCTGCTTGCCTAACCATTTCTATTCGAAGCTGGCGGTTGCCCTCCACTGCCCTCTCAAAGTTGTCCGGCTCGGTCCCGCCTTCCAGATCGATATTGAGGTGTTCTCTAACCCGCGATAAGAGCTGTTCAGACTCGTTCCATTCCTGCGATTCCGCTATAGCAGcctctcgttcttcttcgctgaACTCAACTGGACAAGCTGCCGAGGAGATTTTGCTCCATACCGATGGTGTTGTGATGCCCACCAACGCAGCACGTAGGTTAATTACGTCCGCATCCCAGGGGTACCCTGTCTGGCGAAGGAGATACTGCTGCATTCCGAGATGAGGAATTTTCAACACATTCATGTGTTCCTCGTTGTGTACACCTGTCGCCGCTGTGTAGTAGAGGTTGGCCTCTTCTAAGCGAAAGATGGCTTTGATTTGTCTCTGTTCGTCGATACCCATCTTATCAAAATCATCGGGGAGGGATGGAATCTCCAGGCTTTGAGGCTGAGATGAGTCGTGATGACAAAACGCTGGATACCCTGCTTGCATGAAGCGTGGTAATATTGTGGCACCCTGCCAATCAATGATACTGATGATTTTGGATGTTCCAGGAGCCAATAAAATGTTGCTCAGGCTCAAATCTGGGTGTCTTAGCGTCGGAGCACTATAAGAACCCGGTCGGATTAGATGAGGCGCTACCTGTAGGAATTGCGAAAGTAACGAGGTGTGCTCAGAGGGATGAATGTTATAGTTAGTTGGTAGAAGGAATGTCTGGCGAGGCTGAGGTTTTGCGTGACGCTGAATGACAGCCATTTCTCGACGAGCTGCGGAGGTAACACAGTCTAAGGGTGAAAGCCCTACGGCAATGATCAGCCCTGTTCCTGTCGGCTCTTTTTCTAAGAAACCAAGAATAAAGGGGAAGGTGGAAAGGGGGGAAACCCTACAGGGCCCACGGTCAATTTCTGTTTTGCTTCGTTCGCCATGCCAAAACTCCCGGGAAGAGACAGGGCCAATAACAAAATCTTCCACGATTGGTATCTGGTGTTTCCAGTCAAGGTCCTTCGTGTGATATAAGCTTCCGTACGCAGGAAAACGGAAGTCAAAAATTTTCCTTTCCATCTCTGCAATTTGAATCATGATGTCTTTCACCTCGTCGGTTGTGAGAGATAACCACCGTGAGGAGAGACTCTCCCCCTCAACCCGCTCCATCAGAATATACTCTGCTCCGACAGGGTTTTCCGATGTTGTTGAATATGCGAAAACCTCCGGTACCGGCAGTTTGAGAACAGCTCGCAAAAAGTCCATCGTGGCAACCTCACTCGCGGTTGTGTAATGAGCAGGTCCGGCAATGGGTGTGGGAATTCGCGCAATCACTTCACGACCATTCTTTGCTCGCAGAATAAACACTTTGTTAAAGCCTCCCTCTGCCAGCTTAGCGATATCAGGGCAATAGTCTTGTTGCATTGCTTCACCGGCGATCCGTTGGAGCTCTGTTGGTCGAAACTTGACGTAACGTTCGTTCAAACGGTCGGTCTCGTTGAATCTGGCTAGCAATCAGCAACTGAGACCAAATCAATAAAAACCTAGCATACATCCATCGTCGTGAGGTATTCCGAAAGAATTCCTCGTGGAGAGCCTGTGGACTGGTGGATAAGTGATGGCGGGATGAAACAGACATGGCAGGCTGATCGGAACAAAAGCACGGTTTGCGGCAAAAGGACAAGCGTAATATGTTTCTAGCAATGGTGAGTCTCTGAAGAAAATTCACCATTGTTCAAAAACAATAAAGGAGACAAATCATTGAGCACCCAAGGCTGTTGACGGTGGGTGGGTTTACCCGTAAGTTGATAAGTTATCTAGGGATCGGACGGAAAGCGATGAGGTCAGCCTGCTAGCCTGCCAAGCCCATGGACCCCAATCACGTTCGCCATCCATGTGATAACCGGATACTCGTCACGTTGATCTTTTAATAGAAAGTTTAATTGGCACATATTGAAGGCTAGATTTACTGATTTGAAGGGACTTTGACTCTAGTCCACAGGTGACACGACataaaggagaagaaagaaccaaagagaaggaaggaagagaaaaagtaAATAACTATGGAGGATCGTTCAACAGAACTTGAGCGGAGCGAAGTAAAAAGTACCCGTGGATCTTCCATACATGGTCAGCTAGAACATCGTTACCAGAGCCACAACTGTTGTTGACTATCGACACACGGGTCCCTTGGTACCTATGGGGACGAGGTACCTAGGGGCTTAGAGCTTTTTTGCTGCAGTTTTCAGGATATCCTCGAACTCCTCCTTGGTGGCATCTACTGGGACTTCAAGAGTCTGGATCACTGCATGCGATCCATTCTTTCGAATCCAGTCCTTAATGGACTTTGACTCGGCTTCCGCAGCTGCTTGCCAATGGAAAACATTGGCGGTTCGTGTAGCGCCTGGTTTCGCATTAGGTCTGGTGTCGGGCACTTGACGGGTGTGGTCGGCAAGGTCGAAATGGAACCCGATATTTTTCAGGTCCCGTTGAGAAGTCGGGAATGTGGTCTTGCCAGCTGCAACGGTAGGCCTGGTGAATTTTTGGAAAGCAACGTCGATCTTTTGTGGGTTCAAAATGGCATCGACCGCCTTCTTTCCGGAGTTCTTTAACCCGGACATTGACTGACAGGCTAAGTTAGTCGATCCTGAGAAACTAAAGTGGAAGAACCTCTCCCAAATTGAACTCACCTTTTCCCAGGATTTGTATGTAATAAGGTAGGAAGATTCCGTGGCAACTGGAGGAATGACTATCAGTAATTTGAGTCTACAGTCTATGATGGT carries:
- a CDS encoding SANT/Myb-like DNA-binding domain-containing protein, which codes for MNRQISYNGPLATSSFPVRKSQFGTVPLPCTFPPCNFPSPLPSGPLNHPLPPKPPTSKYFFHAYTPLDLRAPSESTTSPRINRGRCVPVTSEPESPSSDHQIGVLGSINAENIISLPTEDTTQGLESECEMTSSLGSDNADPPRPETILYAQNHDPFGLSEVPESPPSTVKSSGDASVSDKDDDGLMDRCMLHDGAKGLLAVPRSKVQTSSGQVAETSPPQLSRKVIQNATSSSLYIKVERSKPSSRKRPSCIALETDEKASGPRIRARLGAKVQPSLGQVVEKFKRQATQHDTGSSMCIKPESARSKPIRRKRPAGAALETDEKASGPQTRARARAEASEASEASSPLPIARSARPYSAAEDDILQTLVARGLAWEEIEKEFGLRFAKRTMRSLQMRWSRKLKLTAPSTRCSKRKRSSASL
- a CDS encoding putative protein kinase codes for the protein MTPFHRLSRFFRQAPSPPRTPITSNFPILDSAVKIEEERMPAFDRGLFYPVKLGDVFRSRYQVLSKLGFGANSTVWFCRDLHQHRYIALKIYIRSSEVNREVQVLKHLSSVKTNHPGSSLVRKMIEEFEITGPSGSHQCIVYEPLLTSLLHFQATLKPQSLPEDLLKGALQQLLLALDYLHSEAHVIHTDDSIFREWDTSEEAEPSPRKVDSSHTIYKSRPFHRKKGWSGFGMPLLSDFGEARLGDVHDGSIQPDIYRAPEVILGMSWTSKVDIWNVGALIWDLFEDHHLFDGRGPNGDHSDAHLLAEMIAMLGPAPLNFLRKAPQSRKYWDSNGRWKGAIEVPQCSLEDSEEYLEGENKKMFMQFVRKMLRWDPEERQSAPELLTDPWLIAQ
- a CDS encoding aminoglycoside phosphotransferase family protein translates to MQQDYCPDIAKLAEGGFNKVFILRAKNGREVIARIPTPIAGPAHYTTASEVATMDFLRAVLKLPVPEVFAYSTTSENPVGAEYILMERVEGESLSSRWLSLTTDEVKDIMIQIAEMERKIFDFRFPAYGSLYHTKDLDWKHQIPIVEDFVIGPVSSREFWHGERSKTEIDRGPCRVSPLSTFPFILGFLEKEPTGTGLIIAVGLSPLDCVTSAARREMAVIQRHAKPQPRQTFLLPTNYNIHPSEHTSLLSQFLQVAPHLIRPGSYSAPTLRHPDLSLSNILLAPGTSKIISIIDWQGATILPRFMQAGYPAFCHHDSSQPQSLEIPSLPDDFDKMGIDEQRQIKAIFRLEEANLYYTAATGVHNEEHMNVLKIPHLGMQQYLLRQTGYPWDADVINLRAALVGITTPSVWSKISSAACPVEFSEEEREAAIAESQEWNESEQLLSRVREHLNIDLEGGTEPDNFERAVEGNRQLRIEMVRQAEAGQQEICWRNWPYKDQEDNSMPPQR